Proteins from one Gorilla gorilla gorilla isolate KB3781 chromosome 11, NHGRI_mGorGor1-v2.1_pri, whole genome shotgun sequence genomic window:
- the GCA gene encoding grancalcin isoform X4, translating to MAYPGYGGGFGNFSIQVPGMQMGQPVPETGPAILIDRYSGPAYSDTYSSTGDSVYTYFSAVAGQDGEVDAEELQRCLTQSGINGTYSPFSLETCRIMIAMLDRDYTGKMGFNAFKELWAALNAWKENFMTVDQDGSGTVEHHELRQAIGLMGYRLSPQTLTTIVKRYSKNGRIFFDDYVACCVKLRALTDFFRKRDHLQQGSANFIYDDFLQGTMAI from the exons ATGGCCTACCCGGGATACGGAGGAGGG TTTGGAAATTTTAGCATTCAGGTGCCAGGAATGCAGATGGGACAGCCAGTGCCAGAAACAGGCCCAGCTATACTCATCGATAGATACTCTGGGCCAGCATATTCAGACACTTATTCCTCAACTGGTGACTCCGTGTATACTTACTTCAGTGCTGTTGCTGGACAG gatGGTGAAGTGGATGCTGAAGAACTTCAGAGATGTTTGACACAGTCTGGAATTAATGGAACTTACTCTC CCTTCAGTTTGGAAACCTGCAGAATTATGATTGCCATGTTGGAT AGAGATTACACAGGAAAAATGGGATTTAATGCATTCAAAGAGCTATGGGCAGCTCTTAATGCCTGGAAGGAAAACTTCATGACTGTTGATCAAGATGGAAGTGGCACAGTAGAACATCATGAGTTGCGTCAAGCCATTGGTCTTATGG GTTATAGGTTGAGTCCTCAAACATTAACTACTATTGTTAAACGTTATAGCAAGAATGGCAGAATTTTCTTTGATGATTATGTTGCTTGCTGTGTGAAGCTTCGAGCATTGACAG ATTTCTTTAGGAAAAGAGACCACTTGCAACAAGGGTCTGCGAATTTCATATATGACGAT TTTTTGCAGGGCACTATGGCAATTTGA
- the GCA gene encoding grancalcin isoform X2: MWMDLNHQLSLEGSQDLKFPRSQLFGNFSIQVPGMQMGQPVPETGPAILIDRYSGPAYSDTYSSTGDSVYTYFSAVAGQDGEVDAEELQRCLTQSGINGTYSPFSLETCRIMIAMLDRDYTGKMGFNAFKELWAALNAWKENFMTVDQDGSGTVEHHELRQAIGLMGYRLSPQTLTTIVKRYSKNGRIFFDDYVACCVKLRALTDFFRKRDHLQQGSANFIYDDFLQGTMAI; encoded by the exons TTTGGAAATTTTAGCATTCAGGTGCCAGGAATGCAGATGGGACAGCCAGTGCCAGAAACAGGCCCAGCTATACTCATCGATAGATACTCTGGGCCAGCATATTCAGACACTTATTCCTCAACTGGTGACTCCGTGTATACTTACTTCAGTGCTGTTGCTGGACAG gatGGTGAAGTGGATGCTGAAGAACTTCAGAGATGTTTGACACAGTCTGGAATTAATGGAACTTACTCTC CCTTCAGTTTGGAAACCTGCAGAATTATGATTGCCATGTTGGAT AGAGATTACACAGGAAAAATGGGATTTAATGCATTCAAAGAGCTATGGGCAGCTCTTAATGCCTGGAAGGAAAACTTCATGACTGTTGATCAAGATGGAAGTGGCACAGTAGAACATCATGAGTTGCGTCAAGCCATTGGTCTTATGG GTTATAGGTTGAGTCCTCAAACATTAACTACTATTGTTAAACGTTATAGCAAGAATGGCAGAATTTTCTTTGATGATTATGTTGCTTGCTGTGTGAAGCTTCGAGCATTGACAG ATTTCTTTAGGAAAAGAGACCACTTGCAACAAGGGTCTGCGAATTTCATATATGACGAT TTTTTGCAGGGCACTATGGCAATTTGA
- the GCA gene encoding grancalcin isoform X5 translates to MQMGQPVPETGPAILIDRYSGPAYSDTYSSTGDSVYTYFSAVAGQDGEVDAEELQRCLTQSGINGTYSPFSLETCRIMIAMLDRDYTGKMGFNAFKELWAALNAWKENFMTVDQDGSGTVEHHELRQAIGLMGYRLSPQTLTTIVKRYSKNGRIFFDDYVACCVKLRALTDFFRKRDHLQQGSANFIYDDFLQGTMAI, encoded by the exons ATGCAGATGGGACAGCCAGTGCCAGAAACAGGCCCAGCTATACTCATCGATAGATACTCTGGGCCAGCATATTCAGACACTTATTCCTCAACTGGTGACTCCGTGTATACTTACTTCAGTGCTGTTGCTGGACAG gatGGTGAAGTGGATGCTGAAGAACTTCAGAGATGTTTGACACAGTCTGGAATTAATGGAACTTACTCTC CCTTCAGTTTGGAAACCTGCAGAATTATGATTGCCATGTTGGAT AGAGATTACACAGGAAAAATGGGATTTAATGCATTCAAAGAGCTATGGGCAGCTCTTAATGCCTGGAAGGAAAACTTCATGACTGTTGATCAAGATGGAAGTGGCACAGTAGAACATCATGAGTTGCGTCAAGCCATTGGTCTTATGG GTTATAGGTTGAGTCCTCAAACATTAACTACTATTGTTAAACGTTATAGCAAGAATGGCAGAATTTTCTTTGATGATTATGTTGCTTGCTGTGTGAAGCTTCGAGCATTGACAG ATTTCTTTAGGAAAAGAGACCACTTGCAACAAGGGTCTGCGAATTTCATATATGACGAT TTTTTGCAGGGCACTATGGCAATTTGA